In Fusobacterium periodonticum ATCC 33693, the following are encoded in one genomic region:
- a CDS encoding septum site-determining protein MinC, with protein MSNQVIIKGKNDRLVIVLNPKSDFLELCDILKTKILEAKNFIGNSRMAIEFSGRKLTSEQEDILIGILTENSNIVISYIFTEKNEKNEKNEKKAKEKKSKDQMMDLAKLSPMIEEGKTHFYRGTLRSGAKIESDGSVVVIGDVNPSSIIRARGNVIVLGHLNGTVYAGLNGDEQAFVTAIYFNPIQLTIGMKTKTDMQKEILDSSRVNKKNKFRIARIKNQEIVVEELI; from the coding sequence ATGAGCAACCAGGTAATTATAAAAGGTAAAAATGATAGATTGGTAATTGTTTTAAACCCAAAATCTGATTTTTTGGAATTGTGTGATATTCTAAAAACTAAGATATTAGAAGCAAAGAATTTTATTGGAAATAGCCGTATGGCAATAGAATTCAGTGGTAGAAAACTAACAAGTGAACAAGAAGATATTCTAATTGGAATCCTTACAGAAAATAGTAACATAGTTATTTCATATATTTTCACTGAGAAGAATGAAAAAAACGAAAAAAATGAGAAGAAAGCAAAAGAAAAAAAATCAAAAGATCAAATGATGGATTTAGCTAAATTAAGTCCAATGATAGAGGAAGGGAAAACTCATTTTTATAGAGGAACTTTAAGATCAGGAGCAAAAATAGAGTCAGATGGGAGTGTAGTTGTCATAGGAGATGTAAACCCATCTTCTATAATAAGAGCTAGAGGAAATGTAATTGTTTTAGGTCATCTTAATGGGACTGTTTATGCAGGATTAAATGGAGATGAACAAGCTTTTGTGACTGCTATTTATTTCAATCCTATTCAACTGACTATAGGAATGAAAACTAAAACTGATATGCAAAAGGAAATCTTAGATTCTTCAAGAGTTAACAAAAAAAATAAATTTAGGATTGCTAGAATAAAAAATCAAGAAATAGTTGTTGAGGAGTTGATATAG
- a CDS encoding nitronate monooxygenase: protein MKNNRICELLGIKYPIFQGAMAWVSGGELAGAVSRDGGLGIIAGGGMEPELLRQHIKKAKEITSNPFGVNLMLLRPDVEQQMNVCIEEGVQVITTGAGNPGAFMDKLKAANIKVIPVIPTVKLAERMEKIGADAVIVEGMESGGHIGTLTTMALLPQIVNAVSIPVIAAGGIASGKQFLAALSMGADAVQCGTIFLTAKECIIHQNYKDIILKAKDRSTVVTGTSTGHPVRVIDNKLAKEMIELERNGAPKEEIEKLGTGSLRIAVVDGDTERGSFMSGQVAAMVNDEKTTKEILEYLMNDLKLEVEQLRRRLENWNI from the coding sequence ATGAAAAATAATAGAATATGTGAATTATTAGGGATTAAATATCCTATATTTCAAGGAGCTATGGCTTGGGTATCAGGTGGAGAATTAGCTGGAGCTGTTTCAAGAGATGGAGGTCTTGGAATTATTGCTGGTGGAGGAATGGAACCAGAACTTTTAAGACAACATATAAAGAAAGCTAAAGAAATAACTTCTAATCCATTTGGTGTTAACTTAATGCTTTTACGTCCTGATGTAGAGCAACAAATGAATGTTTGTATTGAAGAAGGAGTACAAGTTATCACAACTGGAGCAGGAAACCCTGGTGCTTTTATGGATAAATTAAAAGCTGCTAATATAAAAGTTATTCCTGTTATACCTACAGTTAAACTGGCAGAAAGAATGGAAAAGATAGGAGCAGATGCTGTTATTGTTGAAGGGATGGAAAGTGGAGGACATATTGGAACTCTTACAACTATGGCTTTACTTCCACAAATAGTTAATGCAGTATCTATACCAGTTATAGCTGCTGGAGGTATAGCTAGTGGAAAACAATTCTTAGCTGCACTTTCTATGGGAGCAGATGCTGTTCAATGTGGAACTATATTCTTAACAGCAAAAGAATGTATAATTCACCAAAACTATAAAGATATAATCTTAAAAGCTAAAGATAGATCAACTGTAGTAACAGGAACTTCAACAGGACATCCTGTAAGAGTTATTGATAATAAATTAGCAAAAGAAATGATAGAGCTTGAAAGAAATGGAGCACCTAAAGAAGAAATTGAAAAATTAGGAACTGGAAGTTTAAGAATAGCTGTTGTTGATGGAGATACTGAAAGAGGAAGCTTCATGTCAGGACAAGTTGCAGCTATGGTAAATGATGAAAAAACAACAAAAGAAATTTTAGAATACTTAATGAATGATTTAAAACTTGAAGTAGAACAATTAAGAAGAAGACTAGAAAACTGGAACATCTAA
- a CDS encoding YlmH/Sll1252 family protein, producing the protein MKIIDKTNNNLEKIENCIELAEKTDMIVYSKQFFPISQLNKLKHYELNFAFKGLNEDCEKKLLAVYPKNFTEEDLFFPVKYFKIEKKSKFIDLEHKHYLGNILALGLKRESLGDLIVKNGHCYGIILENIFDFLKENLLRVNSSPVEIIEIDETEIPQNEYEELNITLASLRLDSLVAELTNLSRTLGTNYIDLGNVQLNYEVEREKSTKVTVGDTIIIKKYGKFKIVEENGLTKKEKIKLIIRKYI; encoded by the coding sequence ATGAAAATTATAGATAAAACAAATAATAATTTAGAAAAAATTGAAAATTGTATTGAATTAGCAGAAAAAACTGATATGATAGTATATAGTAAACAATTTTTTCCAATATCTCAACTTAATAAGTTGAAACATTATGAATTAAACTTTGCTTTTAAGGGTCTAAATGAAGACTGTGAAAAAAAGTTATTGGCAGTTTATCCTAAAAATTTTACAGAAGAAGATTTATTCTTCCCTGTGAAATATTTTAAAATAGAGAAAAAATCTAAATTTATTGATTTAGAGCATAAGCATTATCTAGGAAATATTCTAGCCTTAGGATTAAAAAGAGAAAGTTTAGGAGATTTAATTGTTAAAAATGGTCATTGTTATGGTATTATATTAGAGAATATATTTGATTTTTTAAAAGAAAATCTTTTGAGAGTAAATTCATCACCTGTTGAAATTATAGAAATAGATGAAACTGAGATACCTCAAAATGAATATGAAGAGTTGAATATAACTCTAGCTTCCTTAAGGTTGGATAGCTTAGTTGCAGAACTTACTAATCTATCAAGAACTTTAGGTACAAACTACATAGATTTAGGAAATGTGCAGCTAAATTATGAAGTAGAAAGAGAAAAAAGTACTAAGGTAACTGTGGGAGATACTATAATAATTAAAAAGTATGGGAAATTTAAGATTGTGGAAGAAAATGGCTTGACTAAAAAGGAAAAAATCAAATTAATAATTAGAAAGTATATATAG
- the der gene encoding ribosome biogenesis GTPase Der, whose protein sequence is MKPIIAIVGRPNVGKSTLFNNLIGDKIAIVDNLPGVTRDRLYRDTEWSGSEFVIVDTGGLEPRNNDFLMTKIKEQAEVAMNEADVILFVVDGKAGLNPLDDEIAYILRKKNKPVILCVNKIDNFFEQQDDIYDFYGLGFEYLVPISGEHKVNLGDMLDIVVEIIGKMDFPEEDEDVLKLAVIGKPNAGKSSLVNKLSGSERTIVSDIAGTTRDAIDTLIEYKDNKYMIIDTAGIRRKSKVEESLEYYSVLRALKSIKRADVCILMLDAKEGLTEQDKRIAGIAAEELKPIIVVMNKWDLVENKNNVTMKKMKEELYAELPFLSYAPIEFVSALTGQRTTNLLEISDRIYEEYTKRISTGLLNTVLKDAILMNNPPTRKGRLIKINYATQVSVAPPKFVLFCNYPELIHFSYARYIENKFREAFGFDGSPIMISFEAKSKDM, encoded by the coding sequence ATGAAGCCAATAATTGCAATAGTAGGAAGACCTAATGTTGGAAAATCTACTCTTTTTAATAATTTAATTGGAGATAAGATAGCAATAGTGGACAACCTACCTGGTGTAACAAGAGATAGATTATATAGAGATACAGAATGGAGTGGTTCAGAATTTGTAATAGTGGATACAGGAGGGCTAGAACCAAGAAATAATGATTTCTTGATGACTAAAATAAAAGAACAGGCAGAAGTTGCTATGAATGAAGCAGATGTTATTTTGTTTGTTGTGGATGGTAAGGCAGGGCTTAATCCTTTAGATGATGAAATAGCATATATATTAAGAAAGAAAAATAAACCTGTTATCTTGTGTGTAAATAAGATAGATAATTTCTTTGAACAACAAGATGATATTTACGATTTCTATGGATTAGGTTTTGAATATCTTGTTCCTATATCAGGGGAACACAAGGTCAATTTAGGGGATATGCTAGATATAGTTGTTGAAATTATAGGAAAAATGGACTTCCCTGAAGAAGATGAAGATGTTTTAAAATTAGCTGTTATAGGAAAACCTAATGCTGGAAAATCTTCATTGGTTAATAAACTTTCAGGTTCAGAAAGAACAATAGTAAGTGATATTGCAGGAACAACAAGAGATGCCATAGACACTTTAATTGAATACAAAGATAATAAATATATGATAATAGATACAGCTGGTATAAGAAGAAAATCTAAGGTTGAAGAAAGCTTAGAATACTATTCTGTGTTGAGAGCATTAAAAAGTATAAAAAGAGCTGATGTGTGTATCCTAATGTTAGATGCAAAAGAAGGTCTGACAGAACAAGATAAGAGAATAGCAGGAATAGCTGCTGAAGAATTAAAGCCTATAATAGTAGTAATGAATAAATGGGATTTAGTGGAAAATAAAAATAATGTTACTATGAAAAAAATGAAAGAAGAATTATATGCTGAGTTGCCATTCTTATCTTATGCTCCTATTGAGTTTGTTTCAGCCTTAACAGGACAAAGAACTACAAATCTTCTTGAAATATCTGATAGAATTTATGAAGAATATACAAAGAGAATTTCAACAGGACTTTTAAATACTGTATTAAAAGATGCTATTTTAATGAATAACCCACCAACAAGAAAGGGTAGATTAATTAAAATCAATTATGCAACTCAAGTTTCTGTTGCACCACCAAAATTTGTTTTATTCTGTAATTACCCAGAACTTATACATTTCTCTTATGCAAGATATATAGAAAATAAATTTAGAGAAGCATTTGGCTTTGATGGAAGTCCAATCATGATAAGCTTTGAAGCTAAAAGCAAGGACATGTAA
- a CDS encoding histidine triad nucleotide-binding protein: MATLFTKIIDREIPADIVYEDDDVIAFKDIAPVAPIHVLVVPKKEIPTINDISDEDALLIGKVYRVIGKLAKEFGIDKDGYRVVSNCNEHGGQTVFHIHFHLIGGKQLGTMV; the protein is encoded by the coding sequence ATGGCAACATTATTTACAAAGATTATAGATAGAGAAATTCCTGCAGATATAGTGTATGAAGATGATGATGTAATTGCTTTTAAAGATATAGCACCAGTTGCACCTATTCATGTACTTGTTGTGCCTAAAAAAGAAATTCCAACTATCAATGATATAAGTGATGAAGATGCGTTGCTAATTGGAAAAGTATATAGAGTAATAGGAAAATTAGCAAAGGAATTTGGAATAGACAAAGATGGTTATAGAGTTGTTTCTAACTGCAATGAACATGGAGGACAAACAGTATTTCATATCCATTTCCATTTGATTGGTGGAAAACAATTAGGAACTATGGTTTAG
- the rpiB gene encoding ribose 5-phosphate isomerase B, with translation MKIALGADHGGYELKEKIKQHLSKKEGIEVIDFGTNSTESVDYPKYGHLVANSVVNKEVDFGILVCGTGIGISIAANKIKGIRAANCTNTTMAKLTREHNDANILALGARIVGDVLALDIVDEFLAASFEGGRHQKRIDEIETCNLF, from the coding sequence ATGAAAATAGCATTAGGTGCAGATCACGGTGGATATGAATTAAAAGAAAAAATAAAACAACATCTAAGCAAAAAAGAAGGAATAGAAGTTATAGATTTTGGAACTAACAGTACAGAAAGTGTTGATTATCCAAAATATGGTCATTTAGTTGCAAATAGTGTAGTTAACAAAGAAGTTGACTTTGGTATCTTAGTTTGTGGAACTGGTATAGGAATTTCTATAGCAGCTAACAAAATTAAAGGTATAAGAGCAGCAAACTGCACAAATACGACTATGGCAAAATTGACAAGAGAACACAATGATGCAAATATTTTAGCTCTAGGTGCTAGAATAGTTGGAGATGTTTTAGCTTTAGATATAGTTGATGAATTCTTAGCTGCTTCTTTTGAAGGTGGAAGACATCAAAAGAGAATAGATGAAATAGAAACTTGTAATTTATTTTAA